In a single window of the Leptospira harrisiae genome:
- a CDS encoding HAD-IC family P-type ATPase: MLLEYLNVNSIHILPKAKNWEDISQELLKKVENDPIKQDLQNRLDTFPNSLFGSLGPHILIPHFRSIHIKSPEVFLFLIPQGIRLEDRVIHLILFQMIPETQPSLHLRLLHGLSSLLPQIFEELLSCDTESKVLSVVQRGESDMKPSYKNLNQSQIEFELQTNLQKGLSESEAKIRLNTFGKNAIENEKSTPIIWKFFKSFFSLFAVLLWVATALCFVPGVDMPELGIAIFIVVVINGIFSFFQESKSDHAVEALRKLLAQECPVIRNGETTTVPADEIVPGDLIVLSEGDIVPADCRIIESEDVEVDNSSLTGESTSARRYKSDSEIVLEGKFLWLEMPNILFAGSSLIKGKSKAIVFGTGQSTEIGQIARMTSKIKREESPLQKQLKQTVISISLFAFVIGIVFLFLGYMVAGLSFVQAFIFFIGIFVANVPEGLLPTVTLSLALGVSRMAKKNAILKDLSSVETLGCTTVICSDKTGTLTQNQMRVIEVYFDSKLYLPQEIEFKEGNQIFLSCGYYCNNAILDPKPLGDPTELALLYLSQGRLPDASGKRIHTNAFESVRKRMSVVIQGDQFTTAYAKGGPVEILSVCSHVYENGSVVPLDEEKRLKLKNASDFSAGQGYRVLSFAYRLLKDDFSPSAFPSVESSMVYLGHCCLADPIRPKVPDAISKCHTAGIRILMITGDHPLTAESVGKSIGIGGETPVVITGAQLDKMNDVSLKEWIRRGEPIFARVSPSQKLRIVSMLQELGEIVAVTGDGVNDGPALKKADIGIAMGKRGTEVAKEAARMIIVDDDFATIADAIEEGRGVFDNIRKFSAYVLNSNPQELIPFLLWALFPGFPLIMTVMGVLAVDVGTDLIPAMGLGAEPPEKGIMKRPPRNRNEKLISIRFILRSYLVEGMILFLSCLSTYLYFVYTECDGVLPHSPEGLNMANASPLYLQSLTAFFFPTITVQIANVLCKRSKTESIFQMDLFSNRIIWIGIVFSFFLCGIFFYTDLSSVYYFAPIPIHVYIFAFHGTVVMVVYNEILKYFRRKKFHMN, from the coding sequence ATGCTACTCGAATATCTAAATGTAAATTCGATTCATATCCTTCCCAAGGCAAAAAATTGGGAGGATATAAGCCAAGAGTTATTAAAGAAAGTCGAAAACGATCCAATTAAACAAGATTTGCAAAATAGGTTGGATACATTCCCGAACAGTCTGTTCGGAAGCCTCGGGCCTCATATCTTAATTCCACATTTTCGTTCCATACATATTAAATCCCCGGAAGTTTTTTTGTTTTTAATCCCGCAGGGGATTCGTTTGGAAGATAGGGTGATTCATTTGATTTTATTTCAGATGATTCCGGAAACACAACCATCACTTCATTTGCGCTTGTTACATGGTCTTTCTTCCCTTTTGCCTCAGATTTTTGAAGAATTGCTTAGTTGCGATACGGAGTCAAAAGTTTTGTCGGTAGTTCAACGAGGCGAATCTGATATGAAGCCAAGTTATAAAAATTTAAACCAGTCGCAGATTGAGTTTGAACTACAGACAAACCTACAAAAAGGACTCAGTGAATCAGAAGCAAAAATTCGTTTAAATACATTTGGTAAAAACGCCATTGAAAACGAAAAGTCGACTCCAATCATTTGGAAATTCTTTAAAAGTTTTTTTAGTTTGTTTGCGGTCCTACTTTGGGTTGCAACTGCTCTTTGTTTTGTACCTGGTGTCGATATGCCTGAGCTTGGTATTGCAATTTTTATAGTTGTAGTTATCAATGGGATTTTTTCGTTTTTTCAAGAATCTAAATCCGACCATGCTGTCGAAGCTTTACGTAAGTTATTGGCTCAGGAATGTCCTGTGATTCGTAATGGCGAAACTACAACTGTACCTGCTGACGAAATTGTACCTGGTGATTTGATTGTTCTCTCGGAAGGGGACATTGTTCCTGCTGATTGTCGTATCATCGAATCGGAAGACGTAGAAGTTGATAATTCATCCTTAACTGGAGAGTCCACTTCTGCAAGACGTTATAAATCAGATAGTGAAATTGTTTTGGAAGGAAAGTTTCTTTGGTTAGAAATGCCAAATATTCTTTTTGCAGGTAGTTCTTTAATTAAAGGGAAATCAAAGGCAATAGTTTTTGGAACTGGGCAATCGACTGAGATCGGACAAATTGCACGTATGACTTCAAAAATTAAAAGAGAAGAGAGTCCGTTACAAAAACAACTCAAACAAACAGTAATCTCCATCTCACTCTTTGCATTTGTAATCGGTATCGTCTTTTTATTTTTAGGGTATATGGTTGCCGGGCTAAGCTTTGTTCAGGCATTTATTTTTTTCATTGGTATATTTGTTGCTAACGTTCCCGAAGGTTTATTGCCAACCGTAACACTTTCTCTTGCCTTGGGTGTTTCAAGGATGGCAAAAAAAAATGCAATCTTAAAGGATCTCTCCAGTGTTGAAACTTTGGGTTGTACAACGGTAATTTGTTCCGATAAAACTGGTACATTAACACAAAACCAAATGCGAGTGATTGAGGTATATTTTGATTCGAAATTATATCTTCCTCAAGAAATAGAATTTAAGGAAGGGAATCAAATATTTCTAAGTTGTGGTTATTATTGTAATAATGCCATTTTAGATCCTAAACCATTGGGTGATCCAACCGAACTTGCTTTATTGTATCTGTCTCAAGGTCGACTACCGGATGCTAGTGGAAAAAGAATTCATACCAATGCTTTTGAGTCAGTAAGAAAAAGAATGAGTGTTGTGATTCAGGGAGATCAATTTACGACAGCTTATGCGAAAGGTGGTCCTGTCGAAATACTTTCTGTTTGTTCGCATGTATACGAAAATGGATCTGTGGTTCCTTTGGATGAGGAAAAAAGATTAAAATTAAAAAATGCATCGGACTTTTCTGCAGGGCAGGGTTATCGAGTTCTTTCTTTCGCCTATAGATTGTTAAAAGATGACTTTTCTCCCTCTGCTTTTCCTTCAGTTGAATCTTCGATGGTGTATTTAGGTCACTGTTGTCTTGCGGATCCGATTCGTCCAAAAGTACCAGATGCCATCTCGAAATGCCATACTGCAGGAATTCGAATTCTAATGATTACAGGTGATCATCCTTTAACAGCCGAGTCAGTCGGAAAATCTATTGGGATTGGAGGGGAAACTCCAGTTGTAATCACCGGGGCACAACTTGACAAAATGAATGATGTATCCTTAAAAGAATGGATCCGAAGGGGTGAACCTATTTTTGCCCGTGTTTCCCCTTCTCAGAAGTTAAGAATTGTATCCATGTTGCAAGAGTTAGGTGAAATTGTTGCAGTGACTGGAGATGGTGTGAATGATGGTCCTGCTCTTAAAAAAGCTGACATCGGGATTGCAATGGGGAAAAGAGGAACTGAAGTTGCCAAAGAAGCAGCAAGAATGATCATTGTGGATGATGATTTTGCAACAATTGCCGATGCCATCGAAGAGGGGAGAGGTGTGTTTGATAACATTCGTAAATTTTCCGCGTACGTTTTGAACTCAAATCCACAAGAATTAATTCCTTTTTTACTTTGGGCATTGTTTCCAGGATTTCCCTTAATTATGACTGTTATGGGCGTGCTTGCTGTTGATGTTGGAACTGATTTGATTCCGGCCATGGGCCTTGGTGCGGAACCTCCAGAAAAAGGAATTATGAAACGGCCACCGAGAAATCGAAATGAAAAGTTAATTTCAATACGATTTATTCTTAGATCGTACCTCGTTGAGGGCATGATCTTATTTTTATCTTGTTTATCGACTTATCTTTATTTTGTTTATACTGAGTGTGATGGAGTATTACCGCATTCTCCAGAAGGTTTGAATATGGCAAATGCAAGTCCATTATACCTGCAGTCTCTTACCGCATTCTTTTTCCCGACCATCACGGTGCAAATCGCAAACGTTCTTTGTAAAAGGTCAAAAACTGAATCTATTTTTCAAATGGATCTTTTTTCTAACAGAATCATTTGGATTGGAATCGTATTTTCCTTCTTTCTCTGCGGAATCTTCTTTTACACTGATCTAAGCTCCGTATATTATTTTGCACCAATTCCTATTCATGTATATATTTTCGCATTTCATGGAACAGTTGTTATGGTAGTTTACAATGAAATCTTAAAATATTTCCGCAGAAAGAAATTTCACATGAATTAG
- a CDS encoding SDR family NAD(P)-dependent oxidoreductase: protein MSEFYQDEWVWITGASSGIGKELVSQAYQRKAKVLLASRKTKDLEAIAKELHLEKGRYAVEKLDLEDYKSTAGFAKRCLKKYGIPKVVIHNGGISQRSLTKETNLITLEKIMKTNFYGAAEMTRAMIPEILGKKEVHFAVISSVAGKIGSPLRSAYSASKFALVGFFHSLRSEEEKAGIFVTMVYPGFIQTNISKNALKGDGTSTGTMDSVIAAGLPVQLCAHRILHAVANKQREVVIAGIKEKFGLFLQAMYPSLFFKMIQNAKVR from the coding sequence ATGAGTGAATTTTACCAAGATGAATGGGTTTGGATAACGGGAGCCTCCTCAGGAATTGGAAAAGAATTGGTTTCCCAAGCCTACCAACGGAAAGCAAAGGTTCTTCTTGCCTCTCGTAAAACTAAGGATTTAGAGGCAATCGCAAAAGAACTTCATCTTGAAAAGGGTCGTTATGCGGTTGAAAAACTAGATTTGGAAGATTATAAGTCAACCGCAGGTTTTGCAAAACGTTGTTTAAAGAAATACGGAATTCCAAAAGTAGTCATTCATAATGGTGGGATTAGCCAAAGATCTTTAACAAAAGAAACAAATTTAATTACTTTAGAAAAGATTATGAAAACCAATTTTTATGGTGCTGCGGAAATGACTCGTGCGATGATCCCGGAAATATTGGGTAAAAAAGAAGTGCATTTCGCTGTGATTTCCAGTGTTGCTGGAAAAATCGGTAGTCCACTTCGATCTGCTTATTCTGCCTCCAAGTTCGCATTAGTTGGTTTTTTTCATTCGTTAAGATCAGAAGAAGAAAAAGCCGGAATTTTTGTGACGATGGTATATCCAGGATTTATCCAAACCAATATTTCAAAAAATGCGTTAAAAGGAGACGGCACTTCCACTGGCACCATGGACTCCGTGATCGCAGCAGGGTTACCTGTCCAACTTTGCGCCCACAGAATTTTGCACGCTGTTGCTAACAAACAACGTGAAGTTGTCATTGCAGGCATTAAGGAAAAATTTGGCTTATTTCTGCAGGCGATGTATCCATCATTATTTTTTAAAATGATTCAAAACGCAAAAGTAAGATAG